One window of Bactrocera tryoni isolate S06 chromosome 2, CSIRO_BtryS06_freeze2, whole genome shotgun sequence genomic DNA carries:
- the LOC120769163 gene encoding cGMP-dependent protein kinase 1 isoform X2, producing MACFPRKLRIFNRAKASFTPAEDENKDTLLNNAANPVQIGRYIRREETALFTPKSSEEQIIDNRSNSNNKAGSNNSNGNNIAKSNNINGNNANGNLVNNGSGNVNSLPPKKFISNKAHNLSRNNSANKSNNNCNKFSASNSLLKPVKGRRPTALPSDAPNLEEEEQRDEVDGIEECRASKELDKIVEAQIGALHVDIKQANGYRSNSSDQDTPTTPSSTLAVRFFIGQHAHEEDTVSAESLDAGSYRSTKAVTTPGSQQQQQQQKQTKKVQLQTANVTDSTNNTGTFSSLLQLPAPNSHEWNTQHNGSRLASAASSPTLYGPQATTRKSKSKSWRKARGSSPPAEDLHIPPPPPLPPQPLTTASSSASLLSMRSNKIKRSSAVATSTTATSHIEEGGISANAEFATPPGYDVRYAGTGSTEATTAASDATNDKEQTPTPKESDNSDTPQVHRVEGGLIFTRPNLPAKKDVHIEFIEKDNETRNLIRKAIERNDFLNNYMDKERKEMVIDAMAPTFYKKDSYIIHENDEGSEIYVSETGYFDVIKGGKVVGSFGPTTVFGELAILYNANRLASVRATTNARVWKITRETFRQIMVLSESKERDENLTFLRAAPFLNDLSDAVLNKVVDLLQRKYYEPNACIVREGEVGNEFFIIRGGTVTIKKKNEQNVERVVDRRKRGDYFGEQALLNADRRQASVYADAPGTEVLKLDREAFISYLGTIPQLREKPEERKSAERKQSTRQSEFDNEYAHIQLTDLKKVATLGAGAFGCVDLVTYNDKTFALKIIKKIDVIKQDQVEHVYSEKHVMMKCRSSPFIIELYKTFRNEKFVYFLMEACMGGDVWTVMSQRRFFDERTAKFIAGCVVEAFDFLHSHNIIYRDLKPENLMLTTDGYCKLVDFGFAKHIPPNQKTNTFAGTPEYVAPEIILDRGHDRAVDYWALGILIFELLVGKTPFRGQNQIKIYQQILGGIDVIQMPSKIPRSAQGLIKHLCKQLPAERLGYQRRGILDIKRHSWFDNLDWNKLKYKQLPSPIKRPITCNTDLQYFGPAGVENDYDPPDETSGWDIDF from the exons ATGGCGTGCTTTCCACGAAAGTTGCGTATATTCAATCGCGCCAAAGCCAGCTTTACGCCAGCGGAGGATGAAAATAAAGACACCTTGCTGAATAATGCCGCAAATCCAGTG cAAATTGGCCGTTATATAAGACGAGAGGAGACTGCGCTTTTTACACCCAAATCTAGTGAG GAGCAAATCATTGACAACCgaagcaatagcaacaacaaggcTGGCAGTAATAACAGCAATGGCAACAACATCGCAAAGAGCAACAACATAAATGGCAACAACGCAAATGGCAATTTGGTCAACAACGGGAGCGGCAATGTCAACAGTTTGCCGcctaaaaaattcatttccaaCAAAGCACACAATCTCAGCCGCAACAATAgcgccaacaaaagcaacaacaactgcaacaaattCAGTGCAAGCAACTCACTATTGAAGCCGGTGAAAGGACGGCGGCCCACGGCGCTGCCGAGCGATGCACCAAACCTAGAGGAAGAAGAACAACGCGATGAAGTCGATGGGATTGAGGAGTGCAGAGCATCAAAAGAGCTCGACAAAATAGTGGAGGCGCAGATTGGTGCGCTACATGTCGACATAAAGCAGGCTAACGGCTATCGGAGCAACAGCAGTGACCAGGATACACCCACCACGCCGAGTTCGACGCTGGCGGTGCGCTTCTTTATTGGCCAGCATGCGCACGAAGAGGACACTGTGTCCGCGGAGTCTTTAGATGCCGGCAGTTATCGCAGCACAAAAGCGGTAACGACGCCAGGCagccagcagcaacaacaacaacaaaagcaaacaaagaaagTACAGTTGCAAACAGCTAATGTTACGGATAGCACCAACAACACCGGCACCTTCAGCTCCCTGCTGCAACTGCCAGCACCCAACAGCCATGAGTGGAACACACAACACAACGGCAGTCGCCTCGCCAGCGCCGCCTCCTCGCCCACGCTCTACGGACCGCAGGCGACGACACGCAAATCGAAATCGAAAAGTTGGCGTAAAGCAAGGGGGAGCTCACCACCTGCAGAGGACCTGCACATACCACCGCCGCCGCCTTTGCCACCGCAGCCGCTCACCACCGCCTCGTCGTCCGCTTCGTTGCTTTCGATGCGCAGCAACAAAATCAAGCGCAGCTCTGCGGTCGCCACGTCCACCACAGCGACGTCGCATATCGAAGAGGGCGGCATTAGCGCCAACGCCGAGTTTGCCACGCCGCCTGGCTACGATGTGCGGTACGCTGGTACAGGCTCGACGGAGGCAACAACAGCGGCGAGTGATGCAACAAATGACAAA GAGCAAACGCCAACGCCAAAGGAAAGTGATAACAGCGACACACCACAGGTTCATCGCGTCGAGGGCGGTCTGATATTCACGCGTCCTAATTTGCCCGCCAAGAAGGACGTACACATCGAGTTCATTGAAAAGGATAATGA AACACGCAATCTCATACGCAAGGCCATCGAACGCAATGACTTCCTCAACAACTACATGGACAAGGAGCGCAAGGAGATGGTCATCGATGCGATGGCGCCGACATTCTACAAAAAGGACTCTTACATTATACATGAAAATGATGAGGGTTCGGAAATTTATGTCTCCGAAACGGGTTACTTCGATGTGATCAAGGGTGGCAAGGTGGTGGGTAGTTTTGGGCCGACGACAGTATTCGGTGAATTGGCCATACTTTATAATGCTAATCGTTTGGCATCGGTTAGAG CGACGACAAATGCACGCGTGTGGAAAATCACACGTGAGACATTCCGTCAGATTATGGTGCTCTCCGAGTCAAAGGAACGGGATgagaatttaacatttttacgtGCGGCGCCATTTCTTAATGATCTATCGGATGCTGTGCTCAACAAAGTGGTGGATCTGCTGCAGCGG AAATACTACGAACCCAATGCCTGCATAGTGCGCGAAGGCGAGGTGGGCAATGAGTTCTTCATTATACGTGGTGGTACGGTGActatcaaaaagaaaaatgagCAAAATGTGGAACGTGTGGTGGATCGACGGAAGCGTGGTGATTATTTCGGTGAACAAGCGCTTCTAAATGCTGACCGACGGCAAGCCAGCGTGTATGCGGATGCGCCAGGCACTGAAGTACTCAAGTTAGACAGAGA AGCTTTCATCAGCTATCTCGGCACTATACCACAGCTGCGCGAGAAGCCCGAGGAACGTAAATCGGCCGAACGAAAGCAAAGCACAAGACAATCCGAATTTGACAACgaatacgcacacatacagcTAACTGATCTGAAAAAGGTAGCAACATTGGGTGCTGGCGCTTTCGGTTGTGTGGATTTGGTGACGTACAATGATAAAACTTTCGCATtgaaaatcatcaaaaaaatcgatgtaATCAAACAGGACCAGGTAGAACATGTTTACAGCGAAAAACATGTCATGATGAAGTGTCGTAGCTCGCCGTTTATTATTGA gtTATATAAGACTTTCCgcaatgaaaaatttgtttactttctaATGGAAGCTTGTATGGGTGGTGATGTTTGGACGGTGATGTCACAGCGTCGCTTCTTCGATGAGCGTACCGCCAAATTCATTGCCGGTTGTGTGGTGGAAGCTTTTGACTTTTTACACTCACACAATATTATTTATAGGGATTTGAAGCCGGAGAATTTAATGTTAACGACGGATGGGTATTGTAAGTTG GTCGATTTCGGCTTCGCCAAGCACATACCGCCCAATCAAAAAACGAACACCTTTGCCGGCACACCCGAATATGTCGCACCAGAGATCATTTTGGATCGTGGTCATGATCGCGCCGTCGACTATTGGGCGCTGGGCATATTGATATTCGAATTGCTTGTGGGTAAAACACCATTTCGTGgacaaaatcaaatcaaaatttacCAGCAGATATTGGGCGGCATTGACGTCATACAAATGCCCTCGAAGATACCGCGTTCAGCACAGGGACTCATTAAGCATTTATGTAAGCAATTGCCGGCTGAGCGCCTGGGTTATCAGCGACGCGGCATTTTAGATATTAAGCGGCATAG TTGGTTTGACAATTTGGATTGGAATAAGTTGAAATACAAGCAATTGCCGTCACCGATAAAGCGACCCATCACATGCAATACTGATCTGCAGTACTTTGGACCAGCTGGTGTGGAGAATGACTATGATCCGCCCGATGAAACGAGCGGTTgggatattgatttctaa
- the LOC120769163 gene encoding cGMP-dependent protein kinase 1 isoform X1: MACFPRKLRIFNRAKASFTPAEDENKDTLLNNAANPVQIGRYIRREETALFTPKSSELLRKSQEQIIDNRSNSNNKAGSNNSNGNNIAKSNNINGNNANGNLVNNGSGNVNSLPPKKFISNKAHNLSRNNSANKSNNNCNKFSASNSLLKPVKGRRPTALPSDAPNLEEEEQRDEVDGIEECRASKELDKIVEAQIGALHVDIKQANGYRSNSSDQDTPTTPSSTLAVRFFIGQHAHEEDTVSAESLDAGSYRSTKAVTTPGSQQQQQQQKQTKKVQLQTANVTDSTNNTGTFSSLLQLPAPNSHEWNTQHNGSRLASAASSPTLYGPQATTRKSKSKSWRKARGSSPPAEDLHIPPPPPLPPQPLTTASSSASLLSMRSNKIKRSSAVATSTTATSHIEEGGISANAEFATPPGYDVRYAGTGSTEATTAASDATNDKEQTPTPKESDNSDTPQVHRVEGGLIFTRPNLPAKKDVHIEFIEKDNETRNLIRKAIERNDFLNNYMDKERKEMVIDAMAPTFYKKDSYIIHENDEGSEIYVSETGYFDVIKGGKVVGSFGPTTVFGELAILYNANRLASVRATTNARVWKITRETFRQIMVLSESKERDENLTFLRAAPFLNDLSDAVLNKVVDLLQRKYYEPNACIVREGEVGNEFFIIRGGTVTIKKKNEQNVERVVDRRKRGDYFGEQALLNADRRQASVYADAPGTEVLKLDREAFISYLGTIPQLREKPEERKSAERKQSTRQSEFDNEYAHIQLTDLKKVATLGAGAFGCVDLVTYNDKTFALKIIKKIDVIKQDQVEHVYSEKHVMMKCRSSPFIIELYKTFRNEKFVYFLMEACMGGDVWTVMSQRRFFDERTAKFIAGCVVEAFDFLHSHNIIYRDLKPENLMLTTDGYCKLVDFGFAKHIPPNQKTNTFAGTPEYVAPEIILDRGHDRAVDYWALGILIFELLVGKTPFRGQNQIKIYQQILGGIDVIQMPSKIPRSAQGLIKHLCKQLPAERLGYQRRGILDIKRHSWFDNLDWNKLKYKQLPSPIKRPITCNTDLQYFGPAGVENDYDPPDETSGWDIDF, translated from the exons ATGGCGTGCTTTCCACGAAAGTTGCGTATATTCAATCGCGCCAAAGCCAGCTTTACGCCAGCGGAGGATGAAAATAAAGACACCTTGCTGAATAATGCCGCAAATCCAGTG cAAATTGGCCGTTATATAAGACGAGAGGAGACTGCGCTTTTTACACCCAAATCTAGTGAG CTACTACGAAAATCACAGGAGCAAATCATTGACAACCgaagcaatagcaacaacaaggcTGGCAGTAATAACAGCAATGGCAACAACATCGCAAAGAGCAACAACATAAATGGCAACAACGCAAATGGCAATTTGGTCAACAACGGGAGCGGCAATGTCAACAGTTTGCCGcctaaaaaattcatttccaaCAAAGCACACAATCTCAGCCGCAACAATAgcgccaacaaaagcaacaacaactgcaacaaattCAGTGCAAGCAACTCACTATTGAAGCCGGTGAAAGGACGGCGGCCCACGGCGCTGCCGAGCGATGCACCAAACCTAGAGGAAGAAGAACAACGCGATGAAGTCGATGGGATTGAGGAGTGCAGAGCATCAAAAGAGCTCGACAAAATAGTGGAGGCGCAGATTGGTGCGCTACATGTCGACATAAAGCAGGCTAACGGCTATCGGAGCAACAGCAGTGACCAGGATACACCCACCACGCCGAGTTCGACGCTGGCGGTGCGCTTCTTTATTGGCCAGCATGCGCACGAAGAGGACACTGTGTCCGCGGAGTCTTTAGATGCCGGCAGTTATCGCAGCACAAAAGCGGTAACGACGCCAGGCagccagcagcaacaacaacaacaaaagcaaacaaagaaagTACAGTTGCAAACAGCTAATGTTACGGATAGCACCAACAACACCGGCACCTTCAGCTCCCTGCTGCAACTGCCAGCACCCAACAGCCATGAGTGGAACACACAACACAACGGCAGTCGCCTCGCCAGCGCCGCCTCCTCGCCCACGCTCTACGGACCGCAGGCGACGACACGCAAATCGAAATCGAAAAGTTGGCGTAAAGCAAGGGGGAGCTCACCACCTGCAGAGGACCTGCACATACCACCGCCGCCGCCTTTGCCACCGCAGCCGCTCACCACCGCCTCGTCGTCCGCTTCGTTGCTTTCGATGCGCAGCAACAAAATCAAGCGCAGCTCTGCGGTCGCCACGTCCACCACAGCGACGTCGCATATCGAAGAGGGCGGCATTAGCGCCAACGCCGAGTTTGCCACGCCGCCTGGCTACGATGTGCGGTACGCTGGTACAGGCTCGACGGAGGCAACAACAGCGGCGAGTGATGCAACAAATGACAAA GAGCAAACGCCAACGCCAAAGGAAAGTGATAACAGCGACACACCACAGGTTCATCGCGTCGAGGGCGGTCTGATATTCACGCGTCCTAATTTGCCCGCCAAGAAGGACGTACACATCGAGTTCATTGAAAAGGATAATGA AACACGCAATCTCATACGCAAGGCCATCGAACGCAATGACTTCCTCAACAACTACATGGACAAGGAGCGCAAGGAGATGGTCATCGATGCGATGGCGCCGACATTCTACAAAAAGGACTCTTACATTATACATGAAAATGATGAGGGTTCGGAAATTTATGTCTCCGAAACGGGTTACTTCGATGTGATCAAGGGTGGCAAGGTGGTGGGTAGTTTTGGGCCGACGACAGTATTCGGTGAATTGGCCATACTTTATAATGCTAATCGTTTGGCATCGGTTAGAG CGACGACAAATGCACGCGTGTGGAAAATCACACGTGAGACATTCCGTCAGATTATGGTGCTCTCCGAGTCAAAGGAACGGGATgagaatttaacatttttacgtGCGGCGCCATTTCTTAATGATCTATCGGATGCTGTGCTCAACAAAGTGGTGGATCTGCTGCAGCGG AAATACTACGAACCCAATGCCTGCATAGTGCGCGAAGGCGAGGTGGGCAATGAGTTCTTCATTATACGTGGTGGTACGGTGActatcaaaaagaaaaatgagCAAAATGTGGAACGTGTGGTGGATCGACGGAAGCGTGGTGATTATTTCGGTGAACAAGCGCTTCTAAATGCTGACCGACGGCAAGCCAGCGTGTATGCGGATGCGCCAGGCACTGAAGTACTCAAGTTAGACAGAGA AGCTTTCATCAGCTATCTCGGCACTATACCACAGCTGCGCGAGAAGCCCGAGGAACGTAAATCGGCCGAACGAAAGCAAAGCACAAGACAATCCGAATTTGACAACgaatacgcacacatacagcTAACTGATCTGAAAAAGGTAGCAACATTGGGTGCTGGCGCTTTCGGTTGTGTGGATTTGGTGACGTACAATGATAAAACTTTCGCATtgaaaatcatcaaaaaaatcgatgtaATCAAACAGGACCAGGTAGAACATGTTTACAGCGAAAAACATGTCATGATGAAGTGTCGTAGCTCGCCGTTTATTATTGA gtTATATAAGACTTTCCgcaatgaaaaatttgtttactttctaATGGAAGCTTGTATGGGTGGTGATGTTTGGACGGTGATGTCACAGCGTCGCTTCTTCGATGAGCGTACCGCCAAATTCATTGCCGGTTGTGTGGTGGAAGCTTTTGACTTTTTACACTCACACAATATTATTTATAGGGATTTGAAGCCGGAGAATTTAATGTTAACGACGGATGGGTATTGTAAGTTG GTCGATTTCGGCTTCGCCAAGCACATACCGCCCAATCAAAAAACGAACACCTTTGCCGGCACACCCGAATATGTCGCACCAGAGATCATTTTGGATCGTGGTCATGATCGCGCCGTCGACTATTGGGCGCTGGGCATATTGATATTCGAATTGCTTGTGGGTAAAACACCATTTCGTGgacaaaatcaaatcaaaatttacCAGCAGATATTGGGCGGCATTGACGTCATACAAATGCCCTCGAAGATACCGCGTTCAGCACAGGGACTCATTAAGCATTTATGTAAGCAATTGCCGGCTGAGCGCCTGGGTTATCAGCGACGCGGCATTTTAGATATTAAGCGGCATAG TTGGTTTGACAATTTGGATTGGAATAAGTTGAAATACAAGCAATTGCCGTCACCGATAAAGCGACCCATCACATGCAATACTGATCTGCAGTACTTTGGACCAGCTGGTGTGGAGAATGACTATGATCCGCCCGATGAAACGAGCGGTTgggatattgatttctaa